One part of the Syntrophales bacterium genome encodes these proteins:
- a CDS encoding type I restriction-modification system subunit M, producing the protein MSRKNGNSNSVGPDIGILPGHLWEAANILRGPVDAADFKTYIFPLLFYKRLCDVYDEELADALEESGGDQEYAALPEQHRFQIPAGAHWKKTRTRVRNVGKAIQDALRSIEKANPDTLYGVFGDAQWTNKDRLPDHMLRELIEHFSSQTLSLSNCPEDELGIGYEFLIKKFADDSGHTAAEFYTNRTVVHLMTEMLEPKPGESIYDPTCGSAGMLLSAVAHLKRQNKEWRNLRLFGQERNLLTSAIGRMNLFLHGIEDFRIVRGDTLANPVFVEGDRLMQFDVVLANPPYSIKQWDRDAWSADPWGRNIYGTPPQGRADYAFWQHIIRSMKAGSGRCAILFPNGVLFRNEESAMREKLVAHDVVECVLGLGPNLFYNSPMEACVVICRMNKPRERRNKVLFINAVNEVTRERAQSFLTGDHIQRIVSAYRTFGDEDGFARVVSKDEIREKGSNLSIPLYVRAETTAVYRVAEEQALYGKTSLKQAIADWQKSSMALRKSMDELFEVLEQQTDHFSGARKMIQDQVPDAGKLIVASGGKGSRTRKRRKE; encoded by the coding sequence GTGAGCAGAAAAAACGGAAATAGCAATTCAGTTGGTCCGGACATCGGGATCCTTCCCGGGCATCTCTGGGAGGCGGCCAATATCCTGCGTGGACCTGTGGACGCAGCCGATTTCAAGACCTACATCTTCCCCCTGCTGTTCTACAAGCGCCTGTGCGACGTCTATGACGAGGAACTGGCCGATGCGCTGGAAGAATCCGGCGGCGATCAGGAATATGCCGCGCTGCCCGAACAGCACCGCTTCCAGATTCCGGCCGGGGCGCATTGGAAAAAGACCCGCACCAGGGTCAGGAACGTGGGCAAAGCCATCCAGGATGCCCTGCGATCCATCGAAAAAGCCAATCCCGACACTCTGTATGGAGTCTTCGGTGATGCTCAGTGGACCAACAAGGACCGCCTGCCGGATCACATGCTGCGCGAGCTGATCGAACATTTCAGCTCGCAGACGCTTTCACTCTCCAACTGCCCGGAAGATGAGCTGGGCATAGGCTATGAATTTCTGATCAAAAAGTTTGCCGACGATTCCGGCCATACTGCTGCAGAGTTCTATACCAACCGCACCGTGGTTCATCTGATGACCGAGATGCTCGAACCCAAACCGGGTGAGTCGATCTATGATCCCACCTGCGGTTCTGCGGGCATGCTGCTTTCCGCCGTCGCTCACCTGAAGCGGCAGAATAAGGAGTGGCGGAACCTGCGGCTGTTCGGCCAGGAGCGTAATCTGCTTACCTCGGCCATCGGACGTATGAACCTGTTCCTGCACGGCATCGAGGACTTCCGCATTGTCCGGGGCGATACCCTGGCCAATCCCGTTTTTGTCGAAGGTGATCGGCTCATGCAGTTCGATGTAGTCCTGGCCAATCCGCCGTACTCCATCAAGCAGTGGGACCGCGATGCCTGGTCTGCTGATCCGTGGGGACGGAACATCTATGGCACCCCACCCCAGGGCCGCGCCGATTATGCCTTCTGGCAGCATATCATCAGAAGCATGAAGGCCGGAAGCGGCCGCTGCGCCATCTTGTTTCCCAACGGTGTCCTTTTCCGAAACGAAGAGTCGGCCATGCGCGAGAAGCTGGTCGCCCATGATGTGGTGGAGTGTGTGCTGGGTCTTGGCCCCAACCTCTTTTACAACTCGCCGATGGAAGCTTGTGTCGTCATCTGCCGCATGAACAAGCCCAGGGAGCGCAGGAACAAAGTACTTTTCATCAATGCGGTGAACGAGGTGACCCGAGAGCGGGCACAGAGTTTCCTTACCGGGGATCACATCCAGCGCATTGTCTCTGCCTACCGGACTTTCGGTGACGAGGATGGTTTCGCCCGGGTGGTCAGCAAAGATGAGATCCGTGAGAAAGGCAGCAACCTCAGCATCCCGCTATATGTACGGGCGGAAACGACTGCAGTGTATCGGGTGGCGGAGGAACAAGCGCTATATGGAAAAACCAGCCTCAAGCAGGCCATCGCAGACTGGCAGAAAAGTTCAATGGCCTTGCGGAAGTCGATGGATGAGCTTTTCGAAGTGCTTGAGCAACAGACAGATCATTTCAGTGGTGCCAGGAAAATGATTCAGGACCAAGTTCCTGACGCCGGGAAATTGATCGTGGCCTCCGGCGGAAAAGGGTCTCGAACACGAAAGCGGAGAAAGGAATGA
- a CDS encoding helix-turn-helix domain-containing protein, with amino-acid sequence MEDRWLSVDEISKYLGISNDTVYRWIDRHAMPAHRMGRLWKFKKEQVDAWVETGGAADKSRQDQAG; translated from the coding sequence ATGGAAGATCGTTGGTTATCAGTAGACGAGATAAGTAAATACTTGGGTATCAGCAACGACACCGTGTACCGCTGGATCGACAGGCATGCGATGCCCGCCCATCGCATGGGCCGTCTCTGGAAGTTCAAGAAGGAACAGGTCGATGCTTGGGTGGAGACCGGCGGTGCGGCGGACAAAAGCAGGCAGGATCAGGCTGGGTGA
- a CDS encoding PH domain-containing protein — protein sequence MAGFRFNCPHCKQSLEAPEEILGQQINCPSCNRAITLPDPQPTAPTASPPPPQNQTKACSFCGEAILLAAVKCKHCGEFLDGRNRQAAAAPPPPQPKKSKLQVENDLWKGNPSYLYYLGHFIFGVILLPLFGLGLLFIVYALLDRNFKVYTLTNKRVMSKAGIISRKIHEIGVRDIRNINVKQSILERLFGLGTIEIASAGTGGIEVSFAGINNPMRARDLIRREKDEADNRD from the coding sequence ATGGCTGGCTTCAGATTTAACTGCCCGCACTGCAAACAGTCCCTGGAAGCACCGGAGGAAATACTCGGCCAGCAGATCAACTGTCCTTCGTGCAATAGGGCAATCACACTCCCAGATCCACAACCCACAGCACCTACTGCTTCTCCACCTCCGCCTCAGAATCAGACAAAGGCATGCTCGTTCTGTGGCGAGGCTATTCTCCTCGCGGCGGTCAAGTGCAAGCATTGTGGCGAGTTTCTCGACGGCAGGAACAGACAAGCGGCGGCGGCACCCCCGCCCCCGCAACCCAAGAAATCGAAACTTCAGGTCGAGAACGACCTGTGGAAAGGCAACCCTTCCTATCTCTACTATCTCGGTCACTTCATTTTTGGCGTCATTCTTCTCCCGCTGTTCGGGCTTGGACTGTTGTTCATCGTGTACGCCCTGCTGGACAGAAATTTCAAAGTCTACACGCTGACGAACAAACGGGTGATGTCCAAGGCCGGCATCATCTCGCGCAAGATTCACGAGATCGGAGTTCGTGACATCAGGAACATCAATGTCAAGCAAAGCATTCTCGAACGTCTTTTCGGACTTGGTACCATCGAGATTGCCTCTGCAGGAACAGGGGGGATCGAAGTCAGTTTTGCGGGAATCAATAACCCCATGCGTGCACGCGACCTGATCCGGAGGGAAAAGGACGAAGCAGACAACAGAGATTGA
- a CDS encoding PDDEXK nuclease domain-containing protein — translation MSELTKNNHGPDYAHLLAEVKERVRSAQYTALKAVNTELVGLYWDIGRMIVERQTDAEHGTAIAEQLSNDLRTEFPGIRGFSRRNVFYMREFYLLYCDDKRVQPLVAQIGWTHNLVIFQRCKDPLEREFYIRMTRKFGWSRNVLVHQIDNQSYGKSLLGQTNFDQTLTPRLRAQAKLAVKDEYTFDFLELGEEHSERELERALIARIEDFLRAMGGMFAFMGSQYRLEIDGKEFFIDLLLFHRRLRCLVAIELKVGEFLPEFVGKMQFYLTALDRQVRQEDENSSIGIILCKEKSRTIVEYALHNSRKPIGVATYKITRTLPRELKGQLPRPEEIAALLEGIEE, via the coding sequence ATGAGCGAACTGACTAAAAACAATCACGGCCCGGACTACGCGCACCTTCTCGCCGAGGTGAAAGAGCGCGTTCGTTCGGCCCAGTACACCGCGCTGAAAGCGGTCAATACCGAACTGGTCGGGTTGTATTGGGATATCGGGCGGATGATTGTGGAACGACAGACAGACGCCGAGCATGGCACAGCCATCGCCGAACAGTTGTCCAATGACCTGCGGACGGAGTTTCCAGGAATCAGAGGTTTTTCTCGGCGCAATGTTTTCTACATGCGGGAGTTTTACCTGCTTTACTGCGATGACAAGCGAGTGCAACCACTGGTTGCACAAATCGGCTGGACTCATAATCTGGTGATATTTCAACGCTGCAAAGACCCCCTGGAACGTGAATTCTATATCCGCATGACCCGCAAATTCGGCTGGTCCAGGAACGTCCTTGTCCACCAGATTGACAATCAGAGCTATGGAAAATCCCTGCTCGGCCAGACCAATTTCGACCAGACACTGACGCCCAGGCTGCGCGCCCAGGCCAAGCTGGCGGTGAAGGATGAATACACCTTCGATTTCCTGGAACTGGGCGAGGAACACAGCGAACGGGAGCTGGAACGGGCGCTCATTGCCCGGATTGAGGATTTTCTGCGGGCCATGGGCGGCATGTTCGCCTTTATGGGAAGCCAGTACCGGCTGGAGATCGATGGCAAAGAGTTTTTTATCGATCTCTTGCTGTTTCATCGGCGCCTGCGCTGCCTTGTCGCCATTGAATTGAAAGTCGGTGAATTCCTGCCGGAGTTTGTCGGCAAGATGCAGTTTTACCTGACCGCGCTGGACCGGCAGGTTCGTCAGGAAGACGAAAACTCTTCCATCGGCATCATTCTATGCAAAGAAAAGAGCCGCACCATTGTAGAATACGCCCTGCATAACAGCCGCAAGCCCATCGGCGTGGCAACTTACAAAATCACCCGCACACTGCCCAGGGAGCTAAAGGGCCAACTCCCCCGGCCGGAAGAGATCGCAGCCTTGCTAGAGGGGATTGAAGAATGA
- a CDS encoding Fic family protein yields the protein MMKRINVLKNTNEHPLVASCIFHYEFEFIHPFADGNDRMGSVAANLDSPALEAAPFVEFMLVRYTIPCAKLCRPTM from the coding sequence ATGATGAAGAGAATCAATGTACTAAAAAACACCAACGAGCATCCCTTGGTGGCCAGTTGCATTTTTCACTACGAGTTCGAATTCATCCATCCCTTTGCCGACGGCAACGACCGCATGGGGTCGGTTGCGGCAAACCTTGATTCTCCGGCATTGGAAGCCGCTCCTTTTGTCGAGTTCATGTTGGTGCGTTACACGATACCGTGCGCGAAGCTGTGTCGACCGACCATGTAG